A region of Thermococcus argininiproducens DNA encodes the following proteins:
- a CDS encoding MFS transporter, which translates to MRRQTLGIALLIASAFTGTIGFRLAIPAVAFYTRDVLNASMMSISLISIAFVLSRAFSSVIGGSLIEKRKTLVFLGALAMLGNAFVMPLYALTNSWVQVVGIKLLNGVFNGLSWPIAQFVIVVSSPKELKGRVTALYFLFGNFAAFLGNYTYALTIGLGIKAQMLLASLSFVVTSLLMLTAYYALYEWIVPKRTQKTSGSFDAKKILALSGLFFFTIAFSSGDITYVYVAEALGIEKGSAATLIGLSSLIGALLAYAPSWLADIGKEERVLRFAVILAALSPILAAIKTPYTVFPALVMTLFAIHTFRPLVRKLLAMKASRVSASIGGLNAVSNLGTTFGQLLFGFAYGILGDVKIGEIPIRLSLLIFAPFSVLLILLEKKKD; encoded by the coding sequence ATGAGGAGACAAACTTTAGGCATAGCTCTACTCATAGCATCGGCATTCACAGGTACAATCGGCTTTAGATTAGCTATCCCGGCTGTGGCTTTTTATACACGCGATGTGTTGAACGCTTCGATGATGTCAATCTCCCTAATTTCCATAGCTTTTGTGCTCTCTCGGGCCTTTTCCTCCGTAATTGGTGGCTCACTCATCGAGAAAAGAAAAACGCTGGTCTTCTTAGGAGCTTTAGCTATGCTTGGGAACGCGTTCGTAATGCCCCTCTACGCCCTAACGAATTCTTGGGTGCAAGTCGTTGGAATTAAGCTTTTGAACGGTGTTTTTAACGGCCTCTCTTGGCCCATAGCTCAGTTTGTAATAGTCGTATCTTCACCTAAAGAGCTCAAAGGAAGGGTGACTGCTTTATACTTCCTCTTTGGGAACTTTGCCGCGTTCCTCGGAAACTACACCTACGCCCTCACCATAGGCTTAGGCATAAAAGCTCAAATGCTCTTGGCATCGCTGTCCTTCGTTGTAACCTCCCTGCTGATGCTCACAGCATATTATGCCCTTTATGAGTGGATTGTGCCTAAAAGAACTCAAAAGACCTCTGGCTCATTTGATGCAAAGAAAATCTTAGCTTTGAGCGGACTTTTCTTCTTCACGATAGCCTTCTCCTCCGGCGACATAACATACGTCTACGTTGCTGAGGCTTTGGGCATAGAAAAGGGAAGTGCCGCCACACTCATTGGATTATCCTCGTTAATTGGTGCTCTCTTAGCATATGCTCCTTCCTGGCTCGCCGATATTGGAAAAGAGGAGAGAGTGCTTAGATTTGCAGTGATTTTGGCAGCGCTCTCCCCAATTTTAGCCGCAATTAAAACTCCCTACACAGTGTTCCCAGCTCTGGTCATGACCCTATTTGCTATACACACGTTTAGGCCTCTCGTGAGAAAGCTCTTAGCCATGAAGGCCTCAAGAGTCTCTGCATCTATTGGCGGGCTAAATGCTGTCTCAAACTTGGGAACTACCTTCGGCCAGCTCCTCTTTGGCTTTGCCTATGGAATCCTCGGGGATGTGAAGATTGGAGAAATCCCAATTAGACTGTCCCTCCTGATTTTCGCACCATTCTCGGTGCTTTTGATTTTGCTAGAAAAGAAAAAAGACTAA
- the nadC gene encoding carboxylating nicotinate-nucleotide diphosphorylase, with protein MIPLTYLLRFLEEDVPFGDVTSEAVIPEDLDAEAVIIAKQEGVIAGLEEAKALFEHFGVKVELKTKDGDEVKKGAVVIKLKGNARKILLVERTALNIIGRMSGIATQTRKLVEKVRAVGSKVKVAGTRKTLLKPLDKKAILIGNGEPHRFSLSDAILIKDNHLALVPLEEAIKRAKAFSVYKVVEVEVENLEDALKAAKAGADVIMLDNMTPEQIKEVLEALKHEGLRDRVKIEVSGGITEENIQDYAKLDIDVISLGALTHSVKNFDVSLEILH; from the coding sequence ATGATTCCCCTTACATACCTTCTCCGCTTTTTGGAGGAAGATGTTCCATTCGGTGATGTCACAAGTGAAGCTGTTATTCCCGAGGATTTGGATGCAGAGGCTGTAATTATAGCAAAGCAAGAAGGAGTTATAGCGGGCCTAGAAGAGGCAAAAGCTCTTTTTGAACACTTTGGTGTTAAAGTTGAGCTTAAAACTAAGGACGGCGATGAAGTGAAGAAGGGAGCCGTAGTTATAAAGCTCAAGGGCAACGCACGAAAAATTTTGCTAGTGGAGAGGACGGCATTAAACATTATAGGGAGAATGAGCGGCATAGCAACCCAAACTAGAAAGCTTGTTGAAAAAGTTAGGGCAGTTGGTTCCAAAGTCAAAGTAGCGGGTACAAGAAAAACCCTCTTAAAACCCCTAGACAAGAAGGCGATACTCATAGGAAATGGTGAGCCGCACAGGTTCAGCTTGAGTGATGCCATACTAATAAAAGATAACCATTTGGCGTTAGTGCCGCTTGAAGAAGCCATTAAGCGAGCAAAAGCCTTTTCTGTTTATAAAGTCGTTGAGGTCGAAGTGGAAAACCTAGAAGATGCTCTAAAAGCTGCTAAAGCTGGGGCTGATGTAATAATGCTCGATAACATGACCCCAGAGCAAATCAAGGAAGTCCTTGAAGCTTTAAAGCACGAAGGACTCAGGGATAGAGTCAAGATTGAAGTGAGTGGAGGCATAACTGAAGAAAATATCCAAGATTATGCAAAGCTCGATATCGACGTTATAAGCCTTGGAGCATTAACACACAGTGTGAAGAACTTTGACGTAAGTCTGGAAATTCTTCATTAG
- the nadA gene encoding quinolinate synthase NadA yields the protein MDLIEEIMRLKEEKNAVILAHNYQLPEIQDIADFLGDSLELARKAVNVDADIIVFAGVDFMAETAKILNPDKKVLLPTKRATCAMANMLKVEHILEAKEKYPGAPVVLYVNTTAETKAYADVTVTSANAAKIVEKLNADTIIFGPDNNLAYYVAKKTGKRIIPIPEGGHCYVHKKFTLEDVRRARKEYPNAKLMVHPECNPEVQKGADLIVSTGGMVRNACQHDEWVVFTEKEMIYRLQKLYPGKKFYPANEDAFCIGMKSITLKHIYEALRDEKYEIEVPEEIAVKAKKAIERMLEMSK from the coding sequence ATGGACTTAATTGAGGAAATTATGCGACTTAAAGAAGAAAAGAATGCTGTAATATTAGCCCACAACTACCAGCTACCTGAGATACAAGATATAGCTGATTTTTTAGGGGATAGCCTCGAATTAGCAAGAAAAGCTGTAAATGTTGATGCTGACATCATAGTTTTTGCTGGCGTTGATTTTATGGCCGAAACTGCTAAAATTTTGAATCCCGACAAAAAAGTCCTCCTCCCAACAAAAAGAGCAACCTGTGCCATGGCCAACATGCTAAAGGTGGAACATATTCTTGAAGCTAAGGAAAAATATCCTGGTGCCCCGGTCGTTCTTTATGTTAATACCACCGCTGAAACTAAAGCCTACGCTGATGTAACAGTAACCTCGGCCAATGCTGCTAAGATAGTAGAGAAACTTAACGCAGATACGATAATTTTTGGGCCTGATAACAATTTAGCATACTACGTCGCTAAAAAGACTGGCAAAAGAATTATCCCGATCCCAGAAGGGGGCCATTGCTATGTTCACAAGAAGTTCACCCTCGAAGATGTTAGGAGGGCAAGAAAAGAATACCCAAATGCAAAGCTAATGGTTCACCCCGAGTGCAATCCCGAAGTGCAGAAAGGAGCAGATTTAATAGTATCAACAGGAGGAATGGTTAGAAACGCCTGCCAGCACGACGAGTGGGTTGTCTTTACTGAGAAGGAAATGATCTATCGGCTACAAAAGCTCTATCCAGGCAAAAAGTTCTATCCCGCAAATGAGGATGCCTTCTGCATTGGAATGAAATCAATTACACTTAAGCACATCTACGAGGCCCTTAGAGACGAGAAATACGAAATTGAAGTACCTGAAGAAATTGCTGTAAAAGCCAAGAAGGCCATCGAGAGAATGCTAGAGATGAGTAAGTAG
- a CDS encoding L-aspartate oxidase, which yields MVRIGIVGNGIAGLTAAIALAKKGTEVYVVGETIKKTNSYLAQAGIAFPILSGDSIKNHVLDTIKAGRHLNNEEVVWSVISRSSEAYDFLLSLGLEFEENEVEGGHSFPRVFTIKNETGKHVTKILYTWAKELNVHFIKGLAESLAIENGKCYGVFLDGELLRFDATVLAIGGYTALFKYTAGSPLNLGILIGDAVMRGALARDLEFVQFHPTGFIGKSGVKLISEAVRGAGAKLINSNGERFVNELEPRDIVARAIYMQIQEGKEVYLDATHVKDFKLRFPQIYAFLKQEGIDPEKTLIPVSPIAHYSIGGLNVDAYYRTNIKSLYAIGEAANNGFHGANRLASNSLLECIVSGLEVSRTIFRERPKLRENTEPANTSQEAGDVEQIRKVLWEHAGIVRRGEKLKEGIKKLKNIEADERIKCLAEGILKSALWREESRGVHYRADFPFTREEFKKPSFWRC from the coding sequence ATTGTGAGAATAGGAATAGTAGGAAACGGGATAGCAGGGTTAACAGCTGCAATAGCTCTTGCAAAAAAAGGAACCGAGGTCTATGTTGTTGGAGAGACCATAAAAAAGACGAATTCTTATTTGGCTCAAGCGGGTATAGCATTTCCAATCTTAAGCGGGGACTCTATAAAGAATCATGTTCTCGATACAATAAAAGCAGGTAGGCATCTAAACAATGAAGAAGTCGTTTGGAGCGTTATTTCGAGATCAAGTGAAGCCTATGATTTTTTACTCTCACTTGGACTGGAATTTGAAGAAAATGAAGTTGAAGGGGGACATAGTTTTCCCAGGGTTTTCACAATCAAAAATGAAACCGGAAAGCATGTAACAAAGATCCTTTACACATGGGCAAAAGAGTTGAATGTCCACTTCATCAAAGGACTTGCAGAATCATTAGCTATTGAAAACGGCAAATGTTATGGTGTATTTCTCGATGGTGAACTCTTAAGATTTGATGCCACAGTTTTAGCAATTGGAGGTTATACTGCTTTATTCAAATACACAGCTGGGTCCCCACTCAATCTTGGCATACTGATTGGAGATGCTGTTATGAGAGGGGCTTTAGCAAGAGATTTAGAATTTGTTCAATTTCATCCCACTGGATTCATTGGGAAGAGCGGAGTAAAGCTCATAAGCGAAGCAGTAAGGGGAGCTGGAGCTAAGCTGATCAATTCAAACGGGGAGAGGTTTGTCAATGAACTTGAACCAAGAGACATTGTTGCAAGGGCTATTTATATGCAGATACAGGAGGGGAAAGAGGTTTATTTGGATGCCACTCACGTAAAAGACTTCAAATTAAGGTTTCCCCAAATATATGCATTTCTCAAACAGGAAGGTATAGATCCTGAGAAAACTCTGATACCAGTCTCTCCAATAGCTCATTACTCAATTGGCGGTTTAAACGTTGACGCTTATTATAGAACCAACATAAAGAGCTTGTATGCCATTGGAGAAGCTGCCAATAATGGATTTCATGGGGCAAATAGATTAGCAAGTAATTCACTCCTAGAATGTATCGTAAGCGGACTTGAAGTTTCAAGGACTATTTTTAGAGAGAGACCAAAACTTAGAGAAAATACAGAGCCAGCGAATACTAGCCAAGAAGCCGGGGATGTAGAGCAGATTAGGAAAGTGCTTTGGGAACATGCAGGGATTGTGAGACGTGGAGAAAAGCTCAAGGAAGGTATTAAAAAGCTTAAAAACATTGAAGCAGATGAGAGAATTAAATGCCTCGCAGAAGGTATTCTAAAGAGTGCCTTATGGAGAGAGGAAAGTAGAGGGGTGCACTATAGAGCAGACTTTCCATTCACAAGAGAGGAGTTTAAGAAACCCAGCTTTTGGAGGTGCTAA
- the purL gene encoding phosphoribosylformylglycinamidine synthase subunit PurL, with protein sequence MFPHEEKLIKERLGREPNEVEKAMLEVMWSEHASYKSSRKWLKLLPTENEHVILGPGEDAGVVKFDENTAIVVGIESHNHPSAVEPYGGAATGVGGIVRDILCMGARPIALLDPIRFGPLEKERNKYLFEYVVKGIADYGNRIGVPTVGGETEFDESLDNYTLVNVACIGLMKPEELVHSYVEESGLLLVLVGNKTGRDGIHGVTFASEELSENAEEEDRSAVQIPDPFTEKLLIEATLEALKTGKVKALKDLGGGGLTCASSEMAGKKGFGAIIYADRVPQREPNMNPMEIMISESQERMLFAVRKEDVNEIGKIFEKYELEWTIVGETIEEPRYIVYWNDEKIADLPIDLLADVPIIEWEAKPYDIEKDVQTPEISVEEALLEVLSSPNIVSKAWIWQQYDHEVQGRTVLKPGLDAAVLKINNEYGLAFVSDGNPSYSYLNPYHGAMSAVAEVVRNLASVGAKPLALVDNLNFASPERPEVYWSFIETIKGLADAAKAFGLAYVSGNVSFYNEVGNKPIKPTPVVAGLGKVKLENITTMGLKDEGDLIAVVGITKKELGGSELYKSFGIEGGITPRVDLEREKQNVESILKAIELKLVKAVHDVSKGGLAIALIEMAIAGNKGFEIDIAKIPTDGELSLVEVLFSETQGRFIVSFEEKNLEKAKDLFNEFAIIGKVTGKTLLFKHENKETVSLNLESAKALYNSLPALLGE encoded by the coding sequence ATGTTTCCTCACGAGGAAAAGCTGATCAAGGAAAGGCTTGGCAGAGAGCCAAACGAAGTTGAAAAGGCCATGCTTGAGGTAATGTGGAGTGAGCATGCATCATACAAGTCAAGCAGAAAGTGGTTGAAGCTTTTACCTACTGAAAACGAGCATGTGATTTTGGGTCCGGGAGAAGATGCAGGGGTTGTAAAGTTTGATGAAAACACTGCCATAGTCGTTGGAATAGAGAGCCACAACCACCCTTCAGCTGTTGAGCCCTACGGCGGAGCGGCCACAGGTGTTGGCGGAATTGTGAGAGATATACTCTGTATGGGTGCAAGGCCAATAGCCCTTTTAGACCCAATTCGCTTTGGGCCCTTAGAGAAGGAGCGCAATAAGTATCTCTTTGAGTACGTTGTTAAGGGGATAGCTGACTACGGAAATAGAATCGGTGTCCCAACGGTTGGTGGAGAAACGGAATTTGATGAAAGCCTTGACAATTACACCCTTGTGAATGTGGCATGCATTGGTTTAATGAAACCTGAAGAGCTTGTACACAGTTATGTGGAAGAAAGTGGGCTTTTGCTTGTTTTAGTTGGCAATAAAACAGGAAGAGATGGAATCCACGGCGTAACTTTTGCGAGTGAAGAATTGAGCGAGAATGCAGAGGAGGAAGACCGTTCGGCTGTTCAAATTCCAGACCCATTTACGGAGAAACTTTTGATTGAGGCAACTCTTGAGGCGTTAAAGACCGGCAAAGTCAAGGCCCTCAAAGACCTTGGTGGTGGGGGCTTAACATGTGCTTCCTCAGAGATGGCCGGAAAGAAAGGTTTTGGAGCCATAATCTATGCAGACAGAGTCCCCCAAAGAGAGCCAAACATGAATCCAATGGAAATCATGATCTCCGAGAGCCAGGAGAGAATGCTCTTTGCCGTTAGAAAGGAAGATGTCAATGAGATAGGTAAGATCTTTGAAAAATACGAACTCGAATGGACTATTGTAGGTGAAACCATAGAAGAGCCTCGATACATTGTTTATTGGAATGACGAAAAAATAGCAGACCTTCCTATAGATCTATTAGCAGACGTTCCCATAATAGAGTGGGAAGCTAAACCATATGATATCGAAAAAGATGTACAAACGCCAGAAATCAGCGTTGAGGAGGCCCTCCTTGAAGTTCTGTCAAGCCCCAATATAGTTAGTAAAGCATGGATATGGCAACAATATGATCATGAAGTTCAGGGAAGGACTGTCTTAAAGCCTGGCCTTGATGCAGCAGTGCTTAAGATAAACAATGAATATGGTTTAGCCTTTGTGAGCGATGGAAATCCTTCTTATTCGTATTTAAATCCCTATCATGGAGCAATGAGTGCCGTTGCCGAAGTTGTAAGAAACCTCGCTAGCGTTGGGGCAAAACCCCTAGCACTCGTAGACAACCTTAACTTTGCCTCACCTGAAAGGCCCGAAGTTTACTGGAGCTTCATAGAGACAATTAAAGGATTAGCTGATGCAGCAAAGGCTTTTGGTCTGGCTTATGTCAGTGGGAATGTCAGTTTTTACAACGAGGTAGGAAACAAGCCCATAAAACCAACACCAGTTGTTGCTGGTCTCGGAAAAGTGAAACTTGAAAACATTACAACAATGGGGCTCAAAGATGAAGGAGATTTAATAGCAGTTGTGGGAATCACTAAAAAAGAGCTTGGAGGAAGTGAGCTCTATAAGAGTTTTGGCATTGAAGGGGGAATCACCCCAAGAGTCGATCTTGAAAGGGAGAAACAAAACGTTGAGAGCATTTTGAAGGCAATCGAGCTCAAGCTTGTCAAAGCTGTTCATGATGTTAGCAAAGGCGGACTGGCCATCGCACTTATAGAAATGGCAATTGCAGGAAATAAGGGATTTGAGATAGACATAGCAAAAATCCCGACAGATGGGGAGCTTTCACTAGTAGAAGTGCTCTTTTCAGAAACTCAAGGACGATTTATAGTGAGCTTCGAAGAAAAGAATCTCGAGAAAGCTAAAGACCTCTTCAATGAGTTCGCTATTATCGGGAAAGTAACAGGAAAAACACTACTATTCAAACATGAAAACAAAGAAACTGTAAGTTTAAACTTGGAAAGTGCCAAAGCACTTTATAACTCACTTCCCGCGCTTTTAGGGGAGTGA
- a CDS encoding AAA family ATPase encodes MFVDRRVELKVLHSAYDSLRRDEKVNVAVIGPRRIGKTELLLKFKKEAHGVVAYLNLQRIGSLESFIFAYARELLYEIANALGMRPERSELLTWDDLLILSAKLNLDREVKAIKEGTLGTLFEMQELILEKTEQKAVFILDEFQEVLNFKGFLETMRAVTEKQRNIAYFVSGSAVRMMEEILAPKNPFFGQFRRIYLRGLPKEDTIALAKTTLERAGVDTTHSALELIYNLTQGHPFYVLALCRRLIEESFEKIRRKDVHYAFLTELLSEKGDIYMHFEYLFNESLSRAYKGPIHKQILLVLAQEEGLRLSDIAKRLNKPSGEVSNYLKFLLRTDLILRQEDRYYFADKLMRFWLAKTYLGITELDLRGERFLEELIKELEEKYLRAKKELGIAKEAVIRERMREAFDLDFKPYRRGEVEFDGVAFDDRIYVLEIKWRNKPATYRDVEEFIRKVKNEFGSAVMFFFSKFGFTEKAKELCEKEGVKMLTPKDLEVR; translated from the coding sequence ATGTTCGTAGACAGAAGGGTTGAATTAAAAGTATTGCATTCTGCTTATGACTCATTAAGGAGAGACGAGAAGGTTAATGTGGCTGTTATTGGGCCGAGAAGAATCGGAAAAACAGAGCTCCTTCTTAAATTTAAGAAGGAAGCTCATGGTGTAGTAGCGTATTTAAACTTACAGCGGATTGGAAGCTTGGAATCTTTCATCTTTGCATACGCAAGAGAACTCCTCTATGAAATTGCCAATGCATTAGGGATGAGACCTGAAAGAAGTGAGCTCCTAACATGGGATGATCTGCTTATCTTGTCAGCAAAACTCAACCTTGATAGAGAGGTTAAAGCCATTAAAGAGGGAACTCTTGGGACTCTTTTTGAAATGCAGGAGTTAATCTTAGAGAAAACAGAACAAAAAGCCGTTTTCATTTTGGATGAATTTCAAGAGGTTCTTAACTTTAAAGGCTTCTTAGAGACGATGCGTGCTGTTACGGAAAAGCAAAGGAATATCGCGTACTTTGTTTCAGGTTCTGCTGTAAGAATGATGGAGGAAATTTTGGCTCCAAAGAACCCCTTCTTTGGTCAATTCAGGCGGATTTATCTCAGGGGCCTACCAAAAGAAGACACAATAGCACTTGCAAAAACAACTTTGGAAAGGGCTGGGGTTGATACTACTCACTCAGCGCTTGAGTTGATTTACAATCTCACTCAAGGCCACCCATTTTATGTTTTAGCCCTATGTAGGCGTCTAATTGAAGAGAGTTTTGAAAAAATCAGGCGTAAAGACGTTCACTATGCTTTTCTCACCGAACTTTTGAGCGAAAAGGGGGACATTTACATGCATTTCGAGTATCTCTTCAACGAATCGCTCTCGAGAGCTTATAAAGGCCCAATACACAAACAAATTTTGCTCGTATTGGCTCAAGAAGAAGGATTAAGACTCTCAGATATTGCTAAGCGTTTGAATAAGCCCAGCGGTGAGGTGTCGAATTACTTGAAGTTCCTTTTGAGGACGGATTTAATCTTAAGGCAAGAGGATAGATACTACTTTGCCGATAAGCTTATGCGCTTTTGGCTTGCAAAGACTTACCTTGGCATCACTGAGCTGGACCTTAGGGGGGAGAGATTTTTGGAAGAATTGATCAAGGAGCTGGAGGAAAAGTATCTCAGGGCGAAAAAAGAGCTTGGAATCGCAAAGGAGGCTGTGATTAGGGAGAGAATGAGAGAGGCTTTTGACCTTGATTTCAAGCCTTATCGGAGAGGTGAGGTTGAGTTTGATGGCGTTGCCTTTGATGATAGGATTTATGTGCTTGAGATTAAGTGGAGGAACAAGCCTGCGACCTATAGGGATGTAGAAGAGTTCATCAGGAAAGTTAAGAATGAGTTTGGGTCTGCAGTGATGTTTTTCTTCTCAAAATTTGGATTCACTGAAAAAGCTAAGGAATTGTGCGAGAAAGAGGGAGTTAAGATGCTCACACCTAAGGATTTGGAGGTGAGGTGA
- the purQ gene encoding phosphoribosylformylglycinamidine synthase I has protein sequence MPRFAVIVFPGTNCDFETVEAIKKAGGEVERVWYKSSLKNFDGVVLPGGFSYADYLRAGAISARAEIMQEVKALASEGKPILGICNGFQVLTESGLLPGALRPNKIPRFLCKWVHLKVSDTQTAFTQFYEEGEVIRMPIAHAEGNYYADDLSRVKITFQYSDEKGNIVDETNPNGSLLNIAGISNEKGNVLGMMPHPERASDKWLGSEDGLKVFKSMVEYAKR, from the coding sequence ATGCCTCGCTTTGCTGTAATAGTGTTCCCTGGAACAAACTGCGACTTTGAAACTGTTGAAGCGATTAAAAAGGCTGGTGGAGAAGTCGAGAGAGTTTGGTATAAATCCTCACTCAAAAACTTTGATGGCGTTGTTTTGCCTGGAGGCTTCAGCTATGCCGATTATTTGAGAGCTGGAGCAATAAGTGCTAGAGCAGAGATAATGCAAGAGGTTAAAGCTCTAGCTAGTGAAGGCAAGCCAATTTTAGGAATTTGCAACGGCTTTCAAGTTTTAACCGAAAGCGGGCTTTTACCTGGAGCATTGAGACCAAACAAGATCCCAAGATTTCTCTGCAAATGGGTTCATCTCAAAGTTAGCGATACCCAAACCGCGTTTACCCAATTCTACGAAGAGGGAGAAGTCATTAGAATGCCAATAGCCCATGCTGAAGGCAATTACTACGCTGATGATTTGAGTAGGGTAAAGATAACTTTTCAATACAGCGATGAAAAGGGCAACATAGTGGATGAGACGAATCCAAACGGTTCGCTCTTGAACATAGCGGGAATAAGCAATGAGAAGGGCAACGTCTTGGGAATGATGCCCCACCCAGAGAGGGCGAGCGATAAATGGCTTGGAAGCGAGGATGGGCTAAAGGTGTTCAAATCAATGGTGGAGTATGCTAAGAGGTGA
- the purS gene encoding phosphoribosylformylglycinamidine synthase subunit PurS codes for MKWKARVVVRLKEGLNDPEGRVIGKALKNLGYKIDELKVPKYFELTFESENPEEDVEEMCRRLLANPVIHTYEYQIEPLGE; via the coding sequence ATGAAATGGAAAGCTAGAGTTGTAGTTCGCTTAAAAGAAGGGTTAAACGACCCAGAAGGAAGAGTAATTGGAAAGGCTCTCAAGAATTTGGGCTATAAAATTGATGAGTTGAAGGTTCCAAAGTACTTTGAACTCACTTTTGAAAGCGAAAATCCTGAAGAAGACGTAGAAGAGATGTGCCGTCGTTTGCTCGCGAACCCTGTCATACACACATACGAGTACCAGATAGAACCTTTAGGTGAGTGA
- a CDS encoding formate--phosphoribosylaminoimidazolecarboxamide ligase family protein has translation MIEREQILEVLKNYDKENIIIGAIGSHSALDIADGAKAEGFKILIVSQKGRHKTYARYFKEKTTKDGLTKGFIDEVIVLEKFGKIIDIQEELRRKNVIFVPNRSFVVYTGIDRVENEFLVPLFGSRNLLRSEERSEEKSYYWLLEKAGLPYPEPVKPEEIDDVGLVIVKLPHAKKRLERGFFTAASYKEFREKAEKLIKLGVITEEDLTKARIERYIIGPVFNFDFFYSPIDEDIELLGIDWRFETSLDGHVRLPAPQQLTLPEHQFEPEYTVCGHASSTLRESLLEKVFDMAERYVEAAKKYYSPGVIGPFTLQTAVDKDLNFYIYDVAPRTGGGTNIHMAMGHPYGNALWRKEMSTGRRIALEIKRAIELDELEKVVT, from the coding sequence ATGATTGAAAGAGAGCAGATTCTAGAGGTTTTAAAAAATTACGATAAAGAGAACATAATTATAGGGGCGATTGGGAGCCACTCTGCTCTTGACATAGCAGATGGGGCCAAGGCTGAGGGCTTCAAAATCCTAATTGTTTCCCAAAAGGGAAGACACAAAACTTATGCAAGATATTTCAAAGAAAAGACAACAAAGGATGGTCTGACAAAGGGCTTTATCGATGAAGTAATTGTTTTGGAGAAGTTTGGCAAGATCATCGATATCCAGGAAGAACTGAGGAGGAAGAACGTTATCTTCGTCCCTAACCGCTCATTTGTGGTTTACACTGGGATAGACAGAGTGGAGAATGAGTTCCTAGTACCTCTCTTTGGAAGTAGAAACCTATTAAGGAGCGAAGAAAGGAGTGAGGAGAAGAGCTACTACTGGCTCTTAGAGAAAGCTGGCTTACCCTACCCTGAACCAGTTAAACCAGAGGAAATTGACGATGTCGGTCTCGTTATAGTCAAACTCCCTCACGCAAAGAAGAGACTTGAGCGTGGTTTCTTCACCGCTGCAAGCTATAAAGAGTTTAGAGAAAAAGCTGAGAAGCTTATAAAGCTCGGTGTAATCACTGAGGAAGATTTGACCAAAGCAAGGATTGAACGCTATATTATCGGCCCCGTATTCAACTTCGACTTCTTCTACTCACCAATAGATGAAGATATTGAGCTCCTTGGAATAGACTGGCGCTTTGAGACAAGTTTGGATGGGCATGTTAGATTGCCAGCTCCTCAGCAATTAACTTTGCCCGAGCACCAGTTTGAACCTGAGTACACCGTTTGTGGTCATGCATCATCAACACTTAGAGAATCTTTGCTTGAGAAGGTCTTTGATATGGCCGAACGCTATGTAGAGGCTGCGAAGAAGTACTACTCACCCGGCGTTATTGGGCCCTTTACACTCCAAACGGCCGTTGACAAGGACTTAAACTTCTACATATATGATGTCGCTCCAAGAACCGGTGGTGGAACAAACATTCACATGGCTATGGGACATCCCTATGGAAACGCTCTCTGGAGGAAAGAGATGAGTACTGGAAGGAGGATTGCGCTTGAGATAAAGCGTGCTATTGAGCTGGATGAGCTTGAGAAGGTTGTTACATGA